Proteins from a genomic interval of Methanoplanus endosymbiosus:
- the purF gene encoding amidophosphoribosyltransferase, with the protein MCGIVGITDAGGVSFPIYYALYALQHRGQESAGITTFDGINLYKHKAQGLVAEVFDAGILDELKGNSGVGHVRYPTTGAKIPENIQPFYFTFKNRKFAIAHNGNLTNTRQLKEEYENRGQIFCTTTDTEVIGNIIAEELTHSSSIEDAVLACMKRLEGSYSVALLVDDTVYAFRDPLGIRPLCFGKLNDGYIVCSESVAIDALNGNFIRDVKPGELIKINSEGITCTQIAESSEHAHCIFEYIYFARADSVIDGKLVYDVRRRIGQSLHLEAPVQSDIISPVPDSGIAHATGYSESSGIPYREGLIKNRYIGRTFIMPDQKARENAVRIKLNPVKGHIKNKSVVLVDDSIVRGTTARRIIDIVRDAGAKEIHMRVGSPPIKSPCYLGVDMATREELIASTRSQEEVCRHIGATSLHHISIESLIKATGLSPDDLCIGCLTGTYPIKIGEEKSCPRCVAYRSGTYQSALKEFD; encoded by the coding sequence ATGTGCGGAATCGTTGGCATCACAGATGCCGGCGGAGTATCCTTCCCGATCTATTACGCTCTTTATGCCCTCCAACACAGAGGACAGGAGAGCGCGGGAATCACTACTTTTGACGGCATAAATCTGTATAAACACAAGGCACAGGGCCTTGTTGCAGAAGTATTCGATGCCGGAATCCTTGATGAACTCAAAGGAAATTCAGGTGTCGGGCACGTCCGCTATCCGACAACCGGGGCAAAGATCCCTGAGAACATTCAGCCTTTTTATTTCACATTTAAAAACAGAAAATTTGCCATTGCCCACAACGGGAATCTTACAAATACCCGGCAGTTAAAGGAAGAATACGAAAACCGCGGGCAGATATTCTGTACAACCACAGACACCGAGGTAATCGGGAATATTATTGCTGAAGAGCTGACGCATTCTTCATCCATAGAGGACGCTGTTTTAGCATGTATGAAAAGACTTGAGGGTTCTTATTCAGTTGCACTTCTTGTTGACGATACAGTATATGCATTCAGGGATCCACTTGGAATAAGGCCGCTCTGTTTTGGGAAGTTAAATGACGGATATATAGTCTGCTCAGAGTCAGTCGCAATAGATGCCCTGAACGGAAATTTTATCCGCGATGTCAAACCCGGCGAACTGATTAAAATTAACAGTGAGGGTATAACCTGCACACAGATTGCTGAATCATCAGAACATGCCCACTGCATATTTGAGTACATATATTTCGCACGTGCGGACTCTGTCATTGACGGGAAACTGGTATATGATGTCAGAAGAAGAATAGGCCAGTCACTGCACCTTGAAGCACCTGTACAGTCAGATATAATCTCCCCTGTACCTGACTCAGGCATTGCACACGCAACCGGATATTCCGAGAGTTCGGGCATACCATACAGAGAAGGTCTGATAAAGAACAGGTATATAGGCCGTACATTCATTATGCCTGATCAGAAAGCAAGGGAAAACGCCGTCAGAATAAAGCTCAACCCTGTTAAAGGTCACATAAAGAATAAATCAGTTGTTCTTGTGGATGACAGTATAGTCAGGGGAACAACGGCCAGAAGAATCATTGATATTGTCAGGGATGCAGGCGCAAAGGAGATCCACATGAGAGTAGGGTCCCCGCCAATCAAATCACCCTGCTACCTTGGAGTGGATATGGCAACAAGAGAAGAGCTCATAGCCAGTACAAGGAGCCAGGAAGAGGTTTGCAGACACATAGGGGCAACCTCACTGCATCACATATCAATAGAGTCCCTCATAAAGGCAACAGGACTTTCGCCAGATGATCTCTGCATAGGATGTCTTACAGGGACATATCCGATTAAAATCGGAGAAGAGAAATCCTGCCCGCGATGTGTTGCCTACAGATCAGGCACATATCAGAGCGCGCTAAAAGAATTTGATTGA
- a CDS encoding 50S ribosomal protein L37e — protein sequence MSKGTPSRGKRQTQTHIVCRRCGKLSYHKRHKICSSCGFGKTSRMRSYNWVTKKSKTPTH from the coding sequence ATGAGTAAGGGTACCCCTTCAAGAGGAAAAAGACAGACTCAGACACATATTGTCTGCAGAAGATGCGGTAAGTTATCGTACCACAAACGCCACAAGATATGTTCATCCTGTGGATTCGGAAAAACCAGCAGAATGCGCTCATACAACTGGGTAACCAAGAAGTCAAAGACTCCAACCCACTGA
- a CDS encoding cell division protein SepF — protein MAKKFGSLFRRGNQPEESDYMELDLASIESTGEGGPASMYIKIATINEIRDTPRIKDEVYNGNIVIVDIGRLKMDKITYERVLKDLSDVAQDVNGDICGLGDQKYVILTPMSVKVSREKIGG, from the coding sequence ATGGCTAAAAAGTTTGGTTCTCTATTTAGAAGGGGCAACCAGCCGGAGGAGTCCGATTACATGGAGCTCGACCTTGCCTCAATTGAGTCTACAGGCGAAGGCGGACCAGCTTCCATGTATATCAAGATCGCAACCATAAATGAAATCCGCGACACTCCAAGAATTAAGGACGAAGTATATAACGGCAATATTGTTATTGTTGATATCGGGCGGCTTAAGATGGACAAGATCACATATGAGAGGGTACTGAAAGATCTCAGTGATGTTGCACAGGATGTGAATGGAGATATCTGTGGTCTTGGTGACCAGAAATATGTCATACTCACGCCTATGTCTGTGAAAGTTTCACGCGAGAAGATTGGAGGATAA
- a CDS encoding LSM domain-containing protein — protein sequence MTKRPLEILDKALNQKPVIVSLKGGREIRGVLQGYDVHMNLVLENAEEEINGVTTKAGTLIVRGDNVIYISPSVE from the coding sequence ATGACCAAAAGACCACTTGAAATTTTAGACAAGGCTCTTAACCAGAAGCCTGTCATCGTAAGCCTTAAGGGCGGAAGAGAAATCCGTGGAGTACTTCAGGGTTACGATGTACACATGAACCTTGTACTTGAGAATGCCGAGGAAGAGATAAACGGTGTGACAACAAAAGCTGGCACACTGATTGTACGCGGCGACAATGTAATTTACATCTCTCCTTCAGTCGAATAA
- a CDS encoding aspartate kinase, giving the protein MKFGGTSVGDEKCIARVVSILKHHHNTGNELAVVVSAMSGVTDQLHIIAKEAVESLDEPPIETTIHSLRARHKKVLEAVAPGETDTVMQEIDIKLENLRNILTAIHNLRELTPRSKDYIISFGERLSARIVSAALREEGIPSVPLNGCEAGIMTNERHGCANVLPESEQKIKSRVLPLMQEYVPVVMGYMGCTGTGIVTTLGRSGSDYSAAIVGAAIDAEEIWIWTDVDGIMTSDPRIIPDARVLPDISYLEAMELSYFGAEVLHPRSIEPAMQKGIPVRVKNTFNPGAGGSCVLSKQHRDKRVVKGITYIDKVSLINITGAQMVGRPGVARAIFGELASNSVNIMMISQASSEANISLVVDDEHLDIAISALGSVKKGGYIREVTYDRDICAVAVVGVGMAGTPGISGRIFTALGKNEINLMMISQGSSEVNISFIVKEDDGIKAVKVLHDEFELSGECEE; this is encoded by the coding sequence ATGAAATTCGGAGGGACATCCGTAGGTGATGAAAAGTGCATCGCCCGCGTAGTCTCTATACTGAAACACCACCACAATACCGGAAACGAACTGGCAGTAGTTGTGTCTGCAATGTCCGGAGTAACCGATCAGCTCCATATCATTGCAAAGGAAGCAGTTGAATCACTGGACGAACCACCGATCGAGACAACGATCCATTCACTCAGGGCACGCCATAAAAAGGTCCTTGAGGCAGTTGCACCAGGCGAAACAGATACAGTAATGCAGGAGATCGACATAAAACTCGAAAACCTGAGAAATATCCTGACTGCAATTCACAACCTGCGCGAGCTCACTCCAAGATCAAAGGACTATATAATCTCATTCGGAGAGAGGCTTTCAGCAAGAATTGTCAGCGCTGCATTAAGAGAGGAAGGAATCCCCTCTGTTCCGCTAAACGGATGTGAAGCCGGCATAATGACAAACGAAAGGCACGGCTGTGCAAATGTCCTCCCGGAAAGTGAACAGAAGATAAAGTCCCGCGTCCTGCCACTGATGCAGGAGTATGTCCCCGTAGTTATGGGATATATGGGGTGCACAGGCACAGGCATTGTTACAACCCTCGGACGATCAGGATCAGACTACTCAGCAGCAATCGTAGGCGCGGCAATCGACGCGGAAGAGATCTGGATCTGGACAGATGTTGACGGAATTATGACATCTGACCCAAGAATTATTCCGGATGCAAGAGTCCTGCCTGATATATCCTACCTTGAGGCAATGGAACTCTCATACTTCGGAGCAGAAGTCCTCCACCCACGATCAATCGAACCGGCCATGCAGAAAGGAATTCCTGTAAGGGTGAAGAACACCTTCAATCCCGGCGCAGGCGGAAGCTGTGTCCTCTCAAAACAGCACAGGGACAAGAGAGTTGTAAAAGGCATAACCTACATAGACAAGGTATCCTTAATCAACATCACCGGCGCACAGATGGTCGGAAGGCCGGGAGTTGCACGGGCAATATTCGGAGAACTTGCCTCAAACAGTGTCAATATAATGATGATATCACAGGCCTCCTCCGAAGCCAACATATCACTCGTAGTGGACGATGAACATCTCGACATAGCAATATCAGCCCTTGGTTCTGTTAAAAAAGGCGGCTACATCAGAGAAGTCACATATGACCGTGACATATGCGCCGTTGCAGTTGTAGGCGTGGGCATGGCAGGCACACCTGGAATATCCGGCAGAATATTTACAGCACTTGGCAAAAACGAGATCAACCTGATGATGATCTCACAAGGCTCATCAGAAGTAAACATCTCATTCATTGTAAAGGAAGACGATGGAATAAAAGCTGTAAAAGTACTTCACGATGAATTTGAATTATCAGGAGAATGTGAGGAATGA
- a CDS encoding YwbE family protein produces MKRKSKEMTIITDARQRNNITPGILVKIVLKRDQRSGKLTDGKVSEILTNSSYHPHGIKVRLSDGQVGRVKEISGE; encoded by the coding sequence ATGAAGAGAAAAAGTAAAGAGATGACTATCATTACCGATGCAAGACAGAGAAATAATATCACTCCCGGAATTTTGGTTAAAATTGTCCTGAAGAGAGATCAGAGAAGCGGAAAGCTCACAGACGGAAAGGTGAGTGAAATACTGACAAACTCCTCATACCATCCGCATGGGATTAAGGTGAGGCTCTCTGACGGACAGGTCGGAAGAGTTAAAGAAATTTCAGGAGAATAA
- the purM gene encoding phosphoribosylformylglycinamidine cyclo-ligase yields the protein MNPLFEKKSHTYRDAGVDINLEAEGVSALVKMLTYRRTGDFGMYSNVGHFAGLVEFGEYVLALAVDGVGTKMLVADRMKDWSTLGIDCIAMNVNDLYVMNIEPIAFVDYIATESVQTDKMRQIGEGLNEGARLSNMNLIGGETATLKGLVNGLDLAGTCLGVQKKDKIIDGSGIKEDDLIFGLPSSGIHSNGLTLARNIVDSYAGYDEKMPWGKTLGEELLTPTRIYSEVLKVTDAAEVHGMCHITGGGLRNLERLGKFGFEIENPVKPQPVYDWIEEVGNVEKHEMYRTFNMGMGYVFIAPESEESEILRTAPDASVVGRISSSPGIRLEGEEFH from the coding sequence ATGAACCCACTATTTGAGAAAAAGAGCCACACATACAGGGATGCCGGAGTTGACATCAACCTTGAGGCAGAAGGCGTATCGGCACTTGTGAAGATGCTCACCTACAGAAGGACAGGTGACTTTGGTATGTACAGCAATGTCGGCCATTTCGCAGGACTTGTTGAATTCGGAGAATATGTCCTTGCACTTGCGGTTGACGGAGTCGGTACAAAGATGCTTGTTGCTGACCGGATGAAAGACTGGTCCACACTGGGTATCGACTGTATTGCAATGAATGTAAACGACCTCTATGTGATGAACATTGAGCCAATTGCATTTGTTGATTATATCGCAACCGAAAGTGTGCAGACCGACAAGATGCGCCAGATAGGCGAGGGGCTAAACGAAGGCGCACGCCTCTCCAATATGAACCTCATAGGTGGCGAGACTGCAACCCTCAAAGGTCTCGTAAATGGCCTTGATCTTGCAGGCACATGCCTTGGTGTTCAGAAGAAGGATAAGATCATAGACGGCTCCGGAATTAAGGAAGATGACCTTATATTCGGCCTCCCATCAAGCGGAATTCACTCAAACGGCCTCACCCTTGCCAGAAATATAGTTGATTCATATGCAGGATATGACGAGAAGATGCCCTGGGGAAAGACACTTGGTGAAGAACTGCTGACACCGACAAGAATTTACAGCGAAGTCCTGAAGGTCACAGACGCAGCAGAAGTCCATGGCATGTGCCACATCACAGGCGGCGGACTCAGAAACCTGGAAAGGCTCGGAAAATTCGGCTTTGAGATTGAAAACCCGGTAAAACCCCAGCCGGTATATGACTGGATAGAAGAGGTTGGAAATGTGGAAAAGCATGAGATGTACCGCACATTCAACATGGGCATGGGATATGTATTCATAGCTCCGGAATCAGAGGAGAGTGAAATTCTCAGAACCGCCCCTGATGCCTCAGTAGTAGGAAGAATATCCTCATCACCGGGAATCCGCCTTGAAGGTGAGGAATTCCACTGA
- a CDS encoding BMP family ABC transporter substrate-binding protein gives MGIKQNYNNYFRLFFQFTVLAASALVIFTAGCLGGSETDHSSAGPPQGTTEIKIGVLLPISGEEIFDFKTPVQMAVSDINSAGGIGGTPVKALFFDTDGKEITEIAEEAAGDPDINIFIGPSSSEEALKAAPVFIENKKLLISPSASSMEVSAQFTDSGYFRRTVTGDHAQAAVIFEILKEKGAESACLIYEDSAYGRTFDGYAPEYAESVRIELIKSITLTNDKTQDSDLVYSIAALNPDYIIAAVMPEEAVMIKENLNDAGSDAELFLTDGGRSPYIIEKLGINAEGICGISPSYDPTTGYYIPYSIRNKELPGVFSAQTYDAVMLAAYTAAWNMTHPEETYAEAFESVTATSGIYKGWDSQEAGESISYILSGGKPDVSGASGTLDFRDGMIGPDSGYYACWVIEEGDFRERKYYSSDKQYQPRLPGLSYTGIPAETSEEKGTVWIFYPSVKGDRSFADAAYTGLSSAYEENSFIKREFSLNDAPKVNEIFASGSFTEKPDLVITIGYEFDEYTADWAEKNPDIRFIGVEQSGSNLSNHAVCTFMPYGGSYLAGVLAAEMTETENIGIIAGTDAGVIKPFTEGFKAGAYAYDPDVYTSVNYVSSGFEGFSMPDKAEEVADRMYNSGVDVIIMLAGSSNTGIVNSAINHGGVYLIGEDVDQSYLAPGVIAASVVKNIEGSVKTGINETLAGDFKSGNILYSMENSGTGLLTSDKFTDKYSELMEKWRNAAETEERRYTERI, from the coding sequence ATGGGTATAAAACAAAATTACAATAATTATTTCAGGCTTTTTTTTCAGTTTACAGTTCTTGCAGCATCTGCACTGGTAATATTCACAGCCGGATGCTTAGGTGGTTCTGAAACAGACCACAGCTCTGCCGGCCCGCCACAGGGCACAACAGAAATAAAAATAGGTGTTCTTCTGCCCATATCCGGCGAAGAAATATTTGATTTTAAAACACCGGTGCAGATGGCAGTATCTGACATAAACAGCGCCGGCGGAATTGGCGGTACACCTGTGAAAGCTCTCTTTTTTGATACAGACGGAAAGGAGATCACAGAGATTGCAGAAGAGGCAGCCGGAGATCCGGATATAAACATCTTCATCGGCCCTTCATCAAGTGAAGAGGCATTAAAGGCAGCACCTGTATTTATTGAAAATAAAAAACTGCTGATCAGCCCTTCAGCTTCATCAATGGAAGTATCCGCACAGTTCACGGACTCCGGATATTTCAGAAGAACAGTCACCGGGGACCATGCACAGGCAGCAGTAATCTTTGAGATATTAAAAGAGAAGGGCGCAGAATCGGCATGCCTTATATATGAGGATTCAGCCTATGGCAGGACATTTGACGGATATGCACCCGAATATGCAGAATCTGTCAGAATAGAACTGATTAAAAGCATAACACTGACAAATGACAAAACCCAGGACTCAGACTTGGTTTACAGCATCGCAGCCCTGAATCCGGATTACATAATAGCCGCAGTCATGCCCGAAGAGGCTGTTATGATAAAGGAGAACCTGAATGATGCCGGATCAGATGCAGAACTCTTCCTGACAGACGGCGGAAGATCACCATATATAATTGAGAAACTTGGTATAAATGCGGAAGGAATCTGTGGCATATCACCCTCATATGACCCCACGACAGGATATTACATACCATATTCAATAAGAAATAAAGAACTTCCGGGAGTATTTTCGGCACAGACATATGACGCGGTAATGCTTGCAGCATATACAGCCGCGTGGAATATGACGCACCCGGAAGAGACATATGCAGAAGCCTTTGAAAGCGTGACAGCAACCTCAGGCATATACAAAGGCTGGGACAGCCAGGAAGCCGGAGAGTCGATCTCGTACATACTTTCAGGAGGTAAACCTGACGTATCAGGTGCTTCGGGCACACTTGACTTCAGAGACGGTATGATTGGGCCGGACAGTGGCTATTACGCCTGCTGGGTCATTGAAGAGGGGGATTTCAGGGAGAGAAAATATTATTCATCAGATAAGCAGTATCAGCCGCGCCTTCCGGGACTATCATATACCGGAATTCCGGCAGAAACAAGTGAAGAAAAAGGCACAGTCTGGATATTCTATCCCTCAGTGAAAGGTGACCGCTCTTTTGCAGATGCAGCATATACAGGACTCTCTTCTGCATATGAAGAGAACAGTTTCATCAAACGGGAGTTCTCACTGAATGACGCACCGAAAGTGAATGAAATATTTGCATCGGGCAGTTTTACAGAAAAACCAGACCTTGTGATAACCATAGGTTACGAGTTTGATGAATACACAGCAGACTGGGCAGAGAAGAACCCTGACATCAGGTTTATCGGAGTTGAGCAGAGCGGGAGCAATCTGAGCAATCATGCAGTCTGCACATTCATGCCATACGGAGGTTCATATCTTGCCGGAGTCCTTGCCGCAGAGATGACAGAGACGGAGAATATAGGGATAATTGCCGGAACTGATGCCGGAGTGATAAAACCGTTCACTGAAGGGTTTAAAGCAGGGGCATATGCCTATGATCCGGATGTCTATACATCGGTAAATTATGTATCTTCCGGATTTGAAGGTTTTTCAATGCCGGATAAAGCAGAAGAGGTTGCAGACCGGATGTATAACTCCGGGGTGGACGTTATAATCATGCTTGCCGGAAGTTCAAATACAGGCATCGTAAATTCGGCAATAAACCACGGAGGAGTTTATCTCATTGGCGAAGACGTTGATCAGTCGTATCTTGCACCAGGGGTGATAGCCGCTTCGGTTGTGAAAAATATAGAAGGATCTGTGAAAACCGGAATAAATGAAACACTTGCAGGAGATTTCAAATCAGGAAATATACTGTACTCAATGGAGAACAGCGGGACAGGACTTCTGACAAGTGATAAATTTACAGATAAGTATTCAGAACTTATGGAAAAATGGAGGAATGCAGCAGAGACAGAAGAGAGAAGATACACAGAAAGAATTTAA
- a CDS encoding ABC transporter ATP-binding protein, which translates to MQESEYVLETKGLIKNFDGRRALDGVSMSVYNGEVFGLLGPNGAGKTTMIRIILDVFRPDEGDVRILGGPFSENTKDRIGYLPEEGGLDRKLKVIDALRFFAGLKGMTNPEPEIELWLNRMKLSDYREKKVGDLSKGMSRRLQFIVSVIHRPELLILDEPFYGLDPVNKKQIKDILLELKRDGMTIIMSTHQMDEVERMCDRILMINNGRSVLYGNINEIKERFGFSAVVDYEGILPQMDDEYIESVNDYGSHAEMVLKPGADSQKILKHLMKSVSIRKFEVSTRSLNDIFIGVVEDEQ; encoded by the coding sequence ATGCAGGAATCAGAGTATGTTCTTGAAACTAAAGGACTTATAAAAAATTTTGACGGCAGACGTGCCCTTGATGGTGTCAGTATGTCTGTATATAATGGTGAGGTCTTTGGTCTTCTTGGTCCAAACGGCGCAGGAAAGACAACGATGATACGGATAATCCTGGATGTATTCAGGCCTGATGAAGGCGATGTAAGGATTCTGGGCGGCCCCTTCTCTGAAAATACCAAGGACAGAATAGGTTATCTCCCGGAAGAAGGGGGACTTGACAGAAAATTAAAGGTTATTGATGCCCTCAGGTTTTTTGCCGGACTTAAGGGTATGACAAATCCCGAACCTGAGATTGAACTCTGGCTAAACCGCATGAAACTCTCTGATTATCGGGAGAAGAAGGTTGGTGATCTAAGCAAAGGTATGTCAAGGCGACTTCAGTTTATTGTTTCAGTAATACACAGGCCTGAGCTTCTGATTCTGGATGAACCGTTTTACGGCCTTGATCCGGTGAACAAAAAACAGATTAAGGACATCCTACTCGAACTGAAGAGAGATGGTATGACCATAATAATGTCAACCCACCAGATGGATGAGGTTGAGAGGATGTGCGACCGCATCCTGATGATTAATAATGGCAGGTCTGTATTATACGGCAATATCAATGAGATAAAAGAGAGATTTGGCTTCTCAGCAGTGGTGGATTATGAAGGCATTCTTCCACAGATGGATGATGAATATATTGAATCGGTGAATGATTACGGCAGCCATGCTGAGATGGTCTTAAAACCCGGTGCAGACAGTCAGAAGATTCTTAAGCATCTGATGAAGTCTGTCAGTATAAGAAAGTTTGAGGTCAGCACAAGATCACTGAATGATATCTTTATTGGGGTCGTTGAAGATGAACAGTAA
- a CDS encoding Vms1/Ankzf1 family peptidyl-tRNA hydrolase — protein MLDKFLGKDHKRELEALNSEIFRLGKENEKLRLRLSKREEKAAQDPAKIQELSEALNRAETKVRVLEHELSALKDMSTADDSPSYSRFTLSRRESLGFTEKILLLAGNYSVRACYLPPDGLSDLTEDFLDERMRELSESVRSDTGIFFFYEPENDPFFFFAVIPPFSVSGISGRIPAEECAGHLMDSLSGRRDISFVCAHAGSSFIGLASEEGFLSGKYIETGVKEKHSKGGWSQKRFERLREEDIKKHGDKVRESYEDFIRDSGLIPDSVVLCGEPALSEYIISGIHNSGGGSAPLIKKIIDAKPEKHAGERIVKEIWSSVWYRIV, from the coding sequence ATGCTTGACAAATTTCTTGGAAAGGATCACAAACGGGAGCTTGAGGCGTTAAATTCAGAGATCTTCCGGCTTGGAAAGGAGAATGAAAAGCTGAGGCTCAGGCTCTCCAAAAGGGAGGAGAAGGCCGCTCAGGACCCTGCAAAAATTCAGGAACTCTCTGAGGCTCTCAATAGGGCTGAGACAAAAGTCCGGGTGCTTGAGCATGAGCTTTCGGCACTTAAGGATATGAGTACTGCTGATGATTCTCCTTCATACAGCCGTTTTACTCTGAGCAGAAGGGAGAGCCTTGGGTTTACTGAAAAGATCCTCCTCCTTGCCGGAAATTACAGTGTCAGGGCATGTTATCTCCCACCGGACGGGCTTTCTGACCTTACAGAGGATTTTTTGGATGAGAGGATGAGGGAACTGTCAGAGTCTGTACGTTCTGACACTGGTATTTTCTTCTTTTATGAACCGGAAAATGATCCATTCTTCTTTTTTGCAGTTATCCCGCCTTTCTCTGTCTCCGGAATATCGGGCAGGATTCCTGCTGAAGAGTGCGCAGGGCATCTCATGGATTCACTGTCAGGGCGCAGGGATATCTCATTTGTGTGTGCCCATGCCGGCAGCAGTTTTATTGGTCTGGCATCTGAGGAGGGTTTTTTATCCGGGAAGTATATCGAGACCGGAGTTAAGGAGAAGCACAGCAAGGGTGGCTGGTCTCAGAAGAGATTTGAGCGGCTGAGAGAGGAGGACATAAAGAAGCACGGTGATAAGGTCAGGGAGAGTTATGAGGATTTTATCCGTGATTCAGGACTTATCCCGGACAGTGTCGTCCTCTGTGGTGAACCTGCGCTTAGTGAATATATAATTTCAGGCATTCATAATAGCGGCGGCGGTTCAGCTCCTCTGATTAAGAAAATTATTGATGCTAAGCCTGAGAAGCATGCCGGAGAAAGAATTGTAAAAGAGATCTGGTCATCTGTCTGGTACAGGATTGTCTGA
- a CDS encoding ZPR1 zinc finger domain-containing protein: MKRVIVAPCPNCSSDIEYIYQTENIPYFPDILISSVVCDCGFKSVDVQIMGDTDPVRYTLSVESEEDLSVRVIRSTGGSIEIPELGILVEPGPMCEGFITNVEGVLYRFENTIEGILTWAEDEQRENAEKLLDTLRKARAGEIPFTLIVQDSCGNSGIVSDRAVKSDFIPYEHED, translated from the coding sequence TTGAAGAGGGTTATTGTTGCACCCTGTCCGAACTGTTCGTCAGATATAGAATATATATACCAGACTGAAAATATTCCTTATTTCCCGGACATTCTGATCTCTTCTGTTGTCTGTGACTGCGGCTTTAAATCTGTTGATGTCCAGATTATGGGCGATACTGACCCTGTACGGTACACTCTTTCAGTTGAATCTGAAGAGGATCTCAGTGTAAGGGTCATCAGAAGTACGGGCGGGTCTATAGAAATTCCTGAACTTGGTATCCTTGTTGAACCGGGGCCAATGTGTGAAGGTTTTATCACAAATGTAGAGGGAGTTCTGTACAGGTTTGAAAATACTATTGAGGGGATTCTTACCTGGGCAGAGGATGAGCAGAGGGAGAACGCTGAAAAACTGCTGGATACCCTCAGAAAAGCCAGAGCCGGAGAAATACCTTTTACACTCATCGTTCAGGACAGTTGCGGAAACAGCGGCATTGTAAGTGACAGGGCCGTGAAGTCTGATTTCATACCATATGAGCATGAGGATTAG
- a CDS encoding RNA-binding protein gives MAKIGVKKRYSLRKSKVSDIFKKLEEQIGESSAIFKKDRIEVVETTADFELYLTDRNPWLMELNGWVFPTLRGIVKNSFPERKVVVDSGAVPYMVNGADLMRPGVISVSHDIKKGMPFVIYEVTHGKPLAIAEALMDAAEMEAADKGKVGKNVHYVGDDLWNLEF, from the coding sequence ATGGCCAAAATTGGAGTGAAAAAGAGGTATAGTCTCCGGAAATCAAAAGTTTCTGATATATTTAAAAAACTTGAGGAGCAGATCGGAGAATCTTCTGCAATATTTAAGAAAGACAGAATTGAGGTTGTTGAGACAACAGCTGATTTTGAACTATATCTGACTGACAGAAATCCGTGGCTTATGGAGCTTAACGGGTGGGTATTTCCTACCCTGCGTGGCATTGTTAAAAATTCCTTCCCTGAAAGGAAGGTTGTAGTGGATTCCGGCGCAGTCCCTTATATGGTGAACGGCGCTGATCTCATGCGCCCCGGAGTAATCTCTGTCAGCCATGATATTAAGAAGGGAATGCCATTTGTGATATATGAGGTCACGCACGGCAAGCCCCTTGCCATTGCCGAGGCGCTTATGGATGCCGCAGAGATGGAGGCGGCTGATAAGGGCAAGGTGGGGAAAAATGTTCATTATGTCGGCGATGACCTCTGGAATCTTGAGTTTTAA